A stretch of the Fusarium musae strain F31 chromosome 2, whole genome shotgun sequence genome encodes the following:
- the MRH4 gene encoding RNA helicase, protein MVLSDRVDRPPPSRDDRRQRREAPGPFGGMNKKYANIDPGRRARPHRGIGGKDGNGGKARERENRRGEPRDGDDRKALKMQRALATVSYGKRTVMKESMTDYETFDNFDLIPSLQVAVNEELFKGMTDIKPTPVQRLAIPALLGQRSPDDLKRPTEEMRSFLLAAETGSGKTLAYLLPAIDALKTAEAEDPELKAYRERWELEKQRQLEGHSKGKPFDEPHPTMARPKVVVLVPTAELAHQVTKVSKALSHVAKFKTELLSSDLKPQQIQRNLYGPRGVDVIVSTPHLLASIADSDPNILSRVSHLIVDEADSLFDRSFAPVTTSIVERALPSMKQFVCCSATIPRKLNNFLATNYPKMVRITTPNLHAIPRRVQLGVVDVSREPYRNRKDLACADAIYSIGRESASHEGPVKGEVDVRRIMVFVNEREKTEELANYLREKGINAEALHRDTPEKRHGEVLETFTSPAPLRIPTPSIASKARSLANVRVLVVTDLASRGIDTLAVRHVILYDVPHTTIDFIHRLGRAGRMGRRGRGIVLVGNDDRKDVVAEVKNSMFRGQALI, encoded by the coding sequence ATGGTTCTCTCAGATCGAGTTGATCGACCGCCTCCGTCTCGCGACGACCGGCGCCAACGGCGTGAAGCCCCAGGTCCATTTGGAGGAATGAACAAGAAATATGCCAATATTGATCCTGGCCGGAGAGCCAGACCGCATCGTGGGATAGGAGGAAAAGATGGCAATGGAGGAAAGGCAAGAGAGAGGGAAAACAGGAGAGGAGAGCCAAGAGACGGAGACGACCGAAAGGCGCTCAAGATGCAGAGGGCCCTGGCTACAGTCTCGTACGGAAAGCGAACAGTGATGAAGGAAAGCATGACCGACTACGAGACGTTCGATAACTTTGATCTCATCCCCTCCCTTCAAGTCGCCGTCAATGAAGAGCTCTTTAAGGGCATGACAGATATCAAGCCAACCCCTGTGCAGCGACTAGCGATACCCGCTTTGCTAGGACAAAGAAGCCCAGACGACTTGAAAAGGCCAACAGAAGAGATGAGGTCGTTCTTATTAGCGGCAGAGACTGGTTCCGGGAAGACTTTGGCCTATCTGTTGCCGGCTATCGATGCTCTCAAGACTGCCGAAGCAGAGGACCCTGAGCTAAAGGCCTACCGTGAACGGTGGGAATTAGAGAAGCAACGACAACTGGAGGGCCATTCCAAGGGCAAGCCATTTGACGAGCCACATCCTACCATGGCTCGCCCCAAGGTTGTCGTCCTTGTGCCCACGGCGGAACTTGCGCACCAGGTCACAAAAGTATCCAAAGCTCTATCACACgtggccaagttcaagacaGAACTCCTCTCTTCGGATTTGAAACCCCAGCAGATCCAGCGTAACCTCTACGGACCCAGGGGAGTTGATGTCATCGTCTCGACGCCTCATCTTCTCGCATCGATTGCCGATTCAGATCCCAATATACTTTCCCGCGTATCTCATCTAATCGTCGACGAGGCAGACTCTCTTTTCGACCGAAGTTTTGCTCCAGTCACCACCAGTATTGTCGAACGAGCGCTACCTTCCATGAAACAGTTTGTCTGTTGTTCAGCCACGATTCCCCGCAAACTCAACAACTTCCTCGCCACCAACTACCCCAAGATGGTCCGAATCACCACACCCAACCTCCACGCTATCCCTCGACGTGTCCAGTTAGGCGTTGTTGACGTTTCCCGGGAACCCTACCGCAACAGGAAGGATCTCGCTTGTGCCGATGCTATATACTCCATCGGCCGTGAGTCTGCCAGTCACGAGGGACCAGTAAAGGGCGAGGTTGATGTTCGCCGCATAATGGTTTTCGTCAACGAGCGGGAAAAGACCGAGGAATTGGCGAACTACCTCAGAGAGAAGGGAATCAATGCCGAGGCTCTCCACAGGGATACACCTGAGAAGCGCCACGGCGAAGTTCTGGAGACTTTTACTTCTCCCGCGCCTCTTAGAATCCCAACCCCGTCAATTGCCTCCAAGGCTCGATCACTGGCCAACGTGAGAGTCCTGGTCGTTACAGACTTGGCCTCCAGGGGTATTGATACCCTTGCAGTCCGTCATGTGATTCTATACGATGTTCCTCATACAACCATTGACTTTATCCACCGACTTGGTCGTGCCGGACGAATGGGTCGACG